AAAGCCAATCACCCTGCTAAATGGCCAAAAGCAAACATCAAACAGCTTAGTCCAAGATTCCGTTACTCCATACTCTTTCATCACCCACACGGAATTATATGACACGCTACGATAGTAGTCACAAGGGACAAGCGCAAGCAACCCATCAACTAGCGCCACAGTAACGTCCAAGCGTTGCAGCCGTTGTAAGCTCTTAGGCATACCCACTTCACCGAAGGCCTCATCCTTCAAATTAAACGACACGATCACATTGCAATAGGCGCCCTGTTTCCGTGGATGGTGTGGAGTGTGGGCGTACCAGTGAAGTGCCCCATTCACGAAAACCGATGGGGACCAATTCCTTATGACGTAGGGAGGACCGGGGGCCGTAACAGAGCGCCATATGCCGGTTCGAAGCGTATAAATCTCAACCAGAGGTGGAACAGTTATGAAACTAGAATACTCAGTGTCTGGGAGATACACGAGCCTCACGAATTTGTAATCATCAGTGGTGGGATCATACCCAAACCCAACAGAGTGGTCTAACGAACCGTGAAATCCAATATTAGGCTTGGGAAGAGATATGGCTTTTTGAATGGATGGGTTCCAGAGAACGCACAAGCCACTTTCGTTATTGAAAGTCATATTGGCAAGACAAAGTAGGCCGTTAGATGAACCAACTAAGAGCAACTCAAATTCATCGTTAGATGTATCATGCAATTGTATGCGATCTGATGGGTTTGCAAAGAAATCACCCTTCTGTTCTATTTCTTGATTTGATGGGTACAACAGGAGGGTGTGAAAGGTGTAGTTATGGGTGACGTAAAGGCAGGGCTGGTGTTGGGAGTTGGAAAGAGAGCGATTGAGGTGGGTGGAGATGAAGTGGGGGCTGCAGATTAGAGAGCACCATGCCTTTGAAACGCACCTGAATTTCATGAGTAACTTCACCGGCAGTCGTGAGAGGATGTCGACGACAACCTCGTGTGGGAGACAGTCCGACATCGTGCAGCAATGGAAGCGAGAGCGCCACTCACTCACTGAGCTGAAGAGAAGAAGGaacgaaaaagaagaaaggaagatttgtattttccttcggcaacaaaacaaattataataataataaataaaggatATTTTAGTCCTTCCCCAATATTCTTTCCGGTGCAAGTTTTGTTGGGTTCTTGTCATCTTGAGCGTGCATGGCCAAAACAAGgagaatttttttctctttcaaaggGGCAGACTTAAGACTTAAGAGGACCGAGTGATCTGgggaaattttttctctttcaaaggAGCAGACTTACTGAAAAATCGCGGTTCTCTCtcttacttttgttttttgtttttttcgttTTCTCTCCGTActgtatttttgaaaatttttagtattttcttttgGGGGAGAAGAGGGGACGTTGCAAGTCTTCTTGTAGTAATgtacattaaccaaattaaaatatcagaAAACATTGCAAATAAAGTGACAAATTGAAAGATAAATAGGGTGGAAAGGTGGGCGGTTAAACGCCAACCTTCCTAACCGCTAAGTGCgttaaaagcggttagtaaaaaaccgttaaccgctatCCGCTATTgccttaataataataataataataataataatacttataAGTTGATTAATTGaccattaaatcacaatttaagtattaatgtattatcactataatttatatgattatatcatatgatcattAAATcttatgattatataataataaattatacatatataatattacataagtcataagtatataAGTTCATGCtgatacaataattaagtacctagagacttagttccaatgtatgttataaacttataagtccataatcatataattatataataacaaactTATAAGTACCTAGAGCCTAGCATTTttcatgttataaattataattatgcatATATGATATAGCGGATACAAGTAGGGGTGGGGCAAGGTCGCCCGCCCCTGCAAAAatcctggaaaaaaaaaaaaaattacaccccaaatttttgaggtttttttaaGCCCTCTTCCTCTTTCAACCcctactatttttctttcttcttattcaTCTTTCTTCATTTGCtcagagaaaataaaaagaaaagaaatatatagcAGATCTTGAATGGAAATTCTGattctgattttcttttcttcttcttcttcttcttttggttggcttctctcttcttcaattgaTTATTCTCAGACTTGCATTTGATTCAGTACTCTCTCAATACATTTTCTAGATGTgagtttgaagaagaaaggtgAAAGGCTTTTGTTTAAATGTGCGAAATGGAAAATAAGGAGAAGATGCTGATAGGCGTGGGTCTCAAAGGTGATAGCTGGCGCATGTCAGTCCCAAAGCTATAACTAATTTGTTACGGTTCTCAAATGAGTAGTCTCTATGTAGTGCTATATATttacttttgggaaaaatataaaaaagccccccaaactaccagccgttttcgatttagccccttaatgtttcaaaagtgataaagtaacccccaaactaccagactattgcattttggccactccgttagtcaaaactgttagtttggacggaaactgaaAGACGACGTTGTTTcgttggggggctactttatcactttctgaacattagggagctaaaatgaaaacaactggtagtttgaagggcttttttatatttttctcaattttttttttcataaaagggcattgtagtaacttacccatagcAAAACgacgttttgcagtttccgttcaaactgacggttttgactaacggagtggccaaaatgcaatagtttggtagtttgggggctactttatcgcTTTTGGAATattatggggctaaatcgaaaatggctggtagtttggagagtttttttatatttttccctttactttttaagtcttattttaatttgagtaaTAAGCTGGAAATCAACCCTTAAGGTATATCCTTTCTAGGAGAGTCCAGGTCTTGTAAGGATTTATGAGGTATTTCCATGTAAGGAGCCTCACGTTTCCTAGTCCTAGTATGGGTAGGATTATTATTCCTAACCCTGGTTTGAGTTGGTTGTAACTCCTATTTAAGGAGTAGTTTGCAATAAGAAAGGCAGAGAATATTTTAGCAAAATTGACCCTTTGTGTTGTGAGGTCTTGGGGTCTCTTTAACGATCCCTACTTTCCTATTTCCAGCAACCATAGGTAGGAAACACAGGACTCCTCCTGCTCTCCTACGTGCCCAAGGTCCAGTTACGAGGTCCCTTACTCAGGCTCGTAACaacttggtatcaaagccaaccATGACTGCATCATCGTCATCAACAGCCGAGCAACAACTGAAATGTTTGGAGAGCAGACTTGAAGCTGATAGGCAGGAGATGCTAGCCAGACGCGAGGCTGACAGGCAGGAGATGCAGGAACTATTTGCAGCTATGAACTCAAGGTTTGATCAGATGAGCGAGGAACGACGGACGAACACCGGGAGCGGATCTGTTAACCGCGGAGGAGGACCACGAATGGCTCGAACTGGTTTTGGAACGGGTGGATTCACGGCACCCAAGGTGGCTAAGATTGATTTTCCATGTTATGGGGGGAGCAGGGATCCGACAAGTTGGATTCATAGAGTTGAGCAATTCTTTGAATTCTACGGCATGTATGAGGAGGAGAAGTTACCCTTAACCGCCTATCACCTTGACGGCGATACCTAGCTGTGGTACCAATTGTTCAAAGAGGGTGAGACACACGGAGTTACTTAGGGAGGCTTGAAAGAAGGCCTCGACGCTAGGTACAGCCCAACCATGCTTGAGGATTTCTTTGGTGATCTGTCTAAACTCAAACAAGAAGGATCGGTGTGAGATTACCAAGCACAATTTGAAAGATTGCTAAGCCGGGTT
This window of the Corylus avellana chromosome ca5, CavTom2PMs-1.0 genome carries:
- the LOC132181008 gene encoding F-box/kelch-repeat protein At3g06240-like, with amino-acid sequence MTRTQQNLHRKEYWGRTKISFIYYYYNLFCCRRKIQIFLSSFSFLLLFSSVSEWRSRFHCCTMSDCLPHEVVVDILSRLPVKLLMKFRCVSKAWCSLICSPHFISTHLNRSLSNSQHQPCLYVTHNYTFHTLLLYPSNQEIEQKGDFFANPSDRIQLHDTSNDEFELLLVGSSNGLLCLANMTFNNESGLCVLWNPSIQKAISLPKPNIGFHGSLDHSVGFGYDPTTDDYKFVRLVYLPDTEYSSFITVPPLVEIYTLRTGIWRSVTAPGPPYVIRNWSPSVFVNGALHWYAHTPHHPRKQGAYCNVIVSFNLKDEAFGEVGMPKSLQRLQRLDVTVALVDGLLALVPCDYYRSVSYNSVWVMKEYGVTESWTKLFDVCFWPFSRVIGFTKTGEVLVQKADRLFSSGPTSRGYLENPPIRGMEEIYLDTYVESLVLLNLTDQVLGRQGNSSCGSKLRKKSR